In a genomic window of Melanotaenia boesemani isolate fMelBoe1 chromosome 1, fMelBoe1.pri, whole genome shotgun sequence:
- the dna2 gene encoding DNA replication ATP-dependent helicase/nuclease DNA2 isoform X4 yields the protein MNRTKVKKTKVPAGLPGGQQNISSFFSFKDQKDLSSTKVSLTGTVFGKTGPQINDCKNLQVRLNSPSNRGILCDLQNLPPSPDLILTVPETPNSQIRLTCTSASREEAHLSPEPSREGADLAKFSQLSPICRSPCSKGLRRSNKREDRLSGSLKRLFSPEKSHNAKRARAADLSPPRAMLSSTGNCLKVMRPLTGPVKISPLSRDMGHSQGVEVDCNRSRRTLISQQSFSGHSMGGQRKYEGERGKKDPGFTVITELKAAEKKANCLDIDMCPVAPNVHEPSATITPALQGEVKLKEKETTRMPIKDGDGDMRTASDKQQAGGTENTGMPSACPTEEEFDERWFAEQMDHNEGLEDESKKPCKVPDHVILSGGLNNRYWVIAVEETPSSKTVIISCSKSLHPTETCLLKDGWETTPVRRGDVVHLEGSCDDGTWLVDREQGFLVLLPDSLISGTSISSSIRCMRRAVLGDMFKSFDGGSKQMLNGTMVHEVFQRAATAKDFSLEKLSTLSDEALHSPRYLGDMYTLGVSQEEMKQELFDYLPSLEHWAKEYLSSSAPKAIGLKIPSNTRAQGRCQDSPGVVTVTELADIEENVWSPRFGLKGKIDVTARVRIQKPRSGSHRVSEEKTLPLELKTGRESNSVEHRSQVILYTLMTMERYNPEAGLLLYLKTGNMHPVAASHMDRRELLKLRNTLVHHIQNCVKKGADRSRLSRLPDILTNRQTCQYCPQRFNCALYERGVDTNSEDVTEDVVRDFLQQETGHLTLTHLNYNSHWMLLCCLEASTMEAKNGRKRVWLQSVEESEKKGSCVGNLQLSGPVTETSEGVFLHCFQCNSSRAPQQGLASGDRIVVSDQEGRLVGLASGYLCEVSKTSISCTLDRDLSKFSDVLFRLDGDEGVVGFSTHLTNLSRLMENCPDSASLRELIIDLRSPEFISNLSSVLPREAKDTVANILKGLNKPQKQAMKKVLLSKDYTLIVGMPGTGKTTTICTLVRILHACGFSVLLTSYTHSAVDNILLKLKRFRVGFLRLGQGQKVHPDILPYTEERVRKKEVHTLSELEMLYNKELVVATTCMGIKHPIFTRRRFDFCIVDEASQISQPICLGPLFYAKRFVLVGDHQQLPPIVQNQEARSFGMDESLFKRLALHSEAVVQLNVQYRMNRQIMSLSNSLMYDGRLECGSERTATALLTLPLLLSVQSELNFHSQAHPQYDLSWLQATLLPSNPVCFLDCSVVPALESVEQGGVSNYAEAALVHKLLSLFIKAGCKSSDVGVIAPYRQQLKTISALLQSPAFTGVEVNTVDRYQGRDKSLIVLSFVRSTAEAANLGELLKDWRRLNVAITRAKHKLLMVGSAMTLQRYTPVEKLLNHLRQENMIIQLPPDAHNVLPKMHL from the exons GACTTATCCTCCACAAAAGTATCTCTCACTGGCACAGTATTTGGCAAGACTGGGCCTCagataaatgactgtaaaaactTGCAAGTCAGACTTAATTCCCCATCAAACAGGGGCATCCTTTGTGACCTTCAAAATCTTCCCCCCTCCCCAGATCTTATCCTCACTGTTCCTGAAACTCCCAACAGTCAGATCAGGCTTACATGCACTTCTGCCTCCAGAGAGGAAGCCCACCTGAGCCCAGAGCCCAGCAGGGAGGGGGCAGACCTGGCAAAGTTCAGTCAGCTATCCCCAATCTGTCGCAGTCCCTGCTCTAAAGGTCTCAGAAGAAGTAACAAGAGAGAGGACAGATTGTCAGGCTCCTTGAAGAGACTCTTCAGCCCTGAAAAATCCCATAATGCAAAAAGAGCAAGAGCTGCTGATCTTTCACCACCAAGAGCTATGCTCAGCTCTACAGGTAACTGCCTGAAAGTGATGAGGCCTCTGACTGGTCCTGTGAAGATATCTCCCCTTTCCAGAGACATGGGTCACAGCCAAGGTGTGGAAGTGGATTGTAATAGAAGCAGACGTACATTGATTTCACAGCAGTCTTTTTCTGGCCACTCCATGGGGGGACAGAGAAAATATGAGGGGGAACGAGGCAAGAAAGATCCTGGATTTACTGTGATAACAGAGCtgaaagcagctgaaaagaaagCCAACTGCCTGGATATTGATATGTGCCCTGTTGCTCCAAATGTGCATGAACCTAGTGCAACTATCACACCTGCACTGCAGGGCGAGGttaaattgaaagaaaaagaaactacaaGAATGCCAATAAAGGATGGAGATGGGGACATGAGGACAGCATCTGATAAGCAGCAAGCTGGAGGTACAG aaaacacaggaatgcCATCTGCATGTCCCACTGAAGAGGAGTTTGATGAGCGCTGGTTTGCAGAGCAGATGGATCATAATGAAGGACTAGAGGATGAATCTAAAAAGCCCTG CAAGGTACCAGACCATGTGATTCTTTCTGGAGGCCTAAACAACCGCTACTGGGTTATAGCTGTTGAGGAAACACCCAGCTCCAAAACTGTAATCATCTCATGTTCCAAGTCTCTACATCCAACTGAGACATGTCTGTTAAAAGATGGATG GGAGACAACGCCTGTTCGCCGTGGTGATGTAGTGCATCTGGAGGGTAGCTGTGATGATGGGACCTGGTTAGTGGACAGGGAGCAGGGTTTCTTGGTTTTATTACCTGATAGCCTCATCTCAGGAACCAGCATCTCAAGCTCCATCCGCTGCATGAGGCGTGCAGTACTGGGAGATATGTTCAAG AGTTTTGATGGAGGCTCTAAGCAAATGCTCAATGGTACCATGGTCCATGAAGTCTTCCAGAGAGCAGCTACAGCTAAAGATTTTTCTTTGGAGAAACTATCCACACTGTCTGATGAAGCACTGCACAGTCCTCGTTACCTAGGAGACAT GTACACTTTGGGTGTAAGTCAGGAGGAGATGAAGCAGGAACTGTTTGATTATCTACCTTCCTTGGAACACTGGGCTAAAGAATACCTCAGTTCTTCAGCACCAAAAGCCATTGGTCTTAAAAT TCCTAGTAACACCAGAGCTCAAGGTAGATGTCAGGACTCCCCTGGTGTTGTCACAGTCACCGAGTTGGCTGATATAGAGGAGAATGTCTGGTCCCCGAGATTTGGCCTCAAAGGGAAAATTGATGTAACGGCACGGGTTCGAATCCAGAAACCAAGAAGTGGCAGTCACAGAGTCTCAGAAGAAAAAACTCTTCCCCTGGAGCTAAAAACTGGAAGGGAGTCAAACTCGGTAGAACATCGGAGTCAG GTAATCTTGTATACCCTGATGACCATGGAGAGATACAATCCTGAAGCTGGTCTTCTGCTTTACCTCAAAACCGGCAACATGCACCCTGTAGCAGCCAGCCACATGGACCGCAGAG AGCTGCTGAAGCTGAGGAACACTCTGGTTCATCACATTCAAAACTGCGTGAAGAAAGGAGCAGATCGAAGTCGCCTCTCTAGACTGCCTGATATcctgacaaacagacagacCTGCCAGTACTGTCCTCAGAGATTTAACTGTGCTTTATATGAGAG AGGGGTGGATACCAACTCTGAAGATGTGACCGAGGATGTTGTGCGAGATTTTTTGCAGCAAGAGACGGGGCACCTGACTCTGACACATTTGAACTATAACTCTCATTGGATGCTGCTCTGCTGCCTGGAGGCATCCACCATGGAGGCCAAGAACGGTCGAAAGCGAGTGTGGCTTCAGTCTGTTGAGGAGAG TGAGAAGAAGGGGAGCTGTGTGGGGAATCTGCAGCTTAGCGGCCCAGTGACTGAGACGTCTGAAGGTGTCTTCCTCCATTGTTTCCAGTGCAACAGTAGTAGGGCTCCACAGCAGGGTTTGGCCAGCGGAGATCGCATTGTTGTTAGTGACCAGGAAGGTCGCCTAGTGGGCTTAGCATCCGGGTACCTGTGTGAAGTCAGCAAGACATCAATCAGCTGCACTCTGGACAG GGACTTGTCAAAGTTCAGTGATGTGTTGTTTCGACTGgatggtgatgaaggtgtggttGGTTTCAGTACTCATCTCACCAATCTTTCTAGACTGATGGAAAATTGCCCTGACAG CGCAAGTCTGAGGGAGCTGATTATTGACCTTCGTTCTCCAGAGTTCATCTCCAACCTTAGCTCAGTTCTGCCCAGAGAGGCCAAGGACACTGTGGCAAACATCCTCAAAG gtCTCAACAAACCCCAGAAACAGGCCATGAAGAAGGTGTTGTTATCGAAGGATTATACATTGATTGTTGGCATGCCAGGCACAGGCAAAACCACAACCATCTGCACCCTG GTTCGTATTCTGCACGCTTGTGGTTTCAGCGTATTGCTGACCAGCTACACCCACTCTGCTGTTGACAACATTCTGCTGAAGCTGAAACGTTTCCGGGTTGGTTTTCTGCGCCTGGGTCAGGGACAGAAG GTTCATCCAGACATCCTGCCTTACACAGAGGAAAGAGTGAGAAAAAAGGAGGTTCACACACTCTCAGAGCTTGAGATGCTATATAACAAAGAG CTGGTCGTAGCAACCACCTGTATGGGCATCAAGCATCCAATCTTTACACGTCGCCGGTTTGACTTCTGTATCGTAGATGAGGCATCACAGATCAGCCAGCCGATCTGTCTGGGACCACTTTTCTACGCCAAGAGATTTGTGCTGGTTGGGGACCATCAACAACTTCCGCCAATAGTACAAAACCAGGAAGCAAG GTCATTTGGGATGGATGAAAGTTTATTTAAGCGACTGGCGCTCCATAGTGAGGCAGTGGTGCAGCTCAACGTACAGTATCGAATGAACAG GCAGATCATGTCTCTGAGTAACTCTCTGATGTATGACGGCCGGCTGGAGTGTGGATCAGAGAGGACGGCCACAGCGCTGCTCACGCTGCCCTTACTGTTGTCTGTCCAGTCAGAGCTGAATTTCCACTCTCAGGCTCATCCCCAGTATGATTTGTCCTGGTTACAGGCCACATTGCTGCCCAGCAATCCTGTGTGCTTCCTAGACTGCTCAGTG GTGCCTGCATTGGAGTCAGTGGAGCAGGGAGGAGTGAGCAATTACGCTGAAGCTGCTCTCGTACACAAGCTGCTGTCTCTTTTCATAAAG gcgGGATGTAAGTCCAGTGATGTCGGTGTAATTGCACCTTACAGGCAGCAGTTAAAGACCATCTCAGCACTGCTGCAGTCACCTGCTTTCACCGGTGTTGAAGTGAACACGGTGGACAGATACCAAGGACGAGACAAAAGTCTGATTGTTCTCTCATTTGTCAGGAGCACTGCGGAGGCAGCGAAT TTAGGGGAACTGTTAAAGGACTGGCGTCGCCTGAATGTGGCCATTACCAGAGCGAAACACAAACTGCTGATGGTGGGCTCTGCTATGACGCTGCAGCGCTACACACCAGTGGAGAAACTACTTAATCATCTCCGACAGGAGAACATG ATTATTCAGCTGCCACCGGACGCCCATAACGTCCTACCCAAGATGCACCTGTGA